The proteins below come from a single Magallana gigas chromosome 10, xbMagGiga1.1, whole genome shotgun sequence genomic window:
- the LOC117683839 gene encoding E3 ubiquitin ligase TRIM40-like, whose protein sequence is MDPRCTAQYVLRCDLCETPVPPMYCDICLIHLCKACVGEHLSEFAKEHKIVPFKKRGSSTKCPNHSSKICELYCEQCDIPICVQCTSSTQHQGHTFVCIVNILEKQRSVLQKDLQELEKFIYPKYQEIALSIPVQKGTLNTSSQTIASDISKRGEEMHRQIDVIIKNLKSDLDEMDSKYLAALNKQEEKIKDMLSDITQTIADLKKILNSDDVGLVSAYKSRNAEFRRLPPKLKVTLPSFSPKKIDKQQISAHFGSLSELSIKTKEQNYTMDSSSTEHSTPERSLIDVPQIITEIKTDYKYAGTVSCLSDYDIWIRGNSNILKLYNLQRGLLKSIQTKSGHCADDIAVTGNGDLVYTDERNRTVNIVKNKEIEKVITLQGWKPLGVCSTSCGDILVATV, encoded by the coding sequence ATGGACCCTCGATGTACCGCCCAATATGTGTTACGGTGTGATCTGTGTGAGACACCTGTTCCGCCTATGTACTGCGACATTTGCCttatacatctgtgtaaagcatgtgtgggggaacatctctcCGAGTTTGCTAAAGAACACAAAATTGTACCTTTTAAAAAGCGGGGATCTTCAACTAAATGCCCAAATCATTCTtcaaaaatatgtgaactttACTGTGAACAATGCGACATTCCAATCTGCGTGCAGTGCACTTCTTCAACCCAACATCAAGGGCATACATTTGTCTGCATAGTGAACATTCTGGAAAAACAGAGGTCAGTATTACAGaaagatttacaagaattaGAGAAGTTTATTTACCCCAAATATCAAGAGATTGCATTAAGTATTCCGGTTCAGAAAGGTACCCTTAATACATCTTCACAGACGATTGCCTCGGATATCAGCAAACGTGGAGAAGAAATGCACAGACAAATAGATGTAATTATCAAGAACCTAAAATCTGATCTTGATGAAATGGACTCCAAATACTTGGCTGCCTTAAATaaacaagaagaaaaaatcaaagacaTGCTATCTGATATCACACAGACAATTgcagatttgaaaaaaatattaaattccgATGACGTCGGccttgtctctgcctacaaatccagaaATGCGGAATTCAGAAGATTACCACCTAAACTGAAGGTCACTTTACCAAGCTTTTCTCCTAAGAAAATTGACAAACAACAAATATCCGCACACTTTGGCTCTCTATCAGAATTATCTatcaaaacaaaagaacaaaactACACAATGGATTCTTCGAGTACTGAGCACTCTACACCAGAGAGGTCCCTTATTGATGTGCCACAGATCATCACAGAGATAAAGACCGACTATAAATATGCTGGAACggtgtcctgtctgagtgattATGACATCTGGATTCGGGGTAACAGCAACATTTTGAAACTGTACAACCTCCAGAGAGGGCTACTGAAGTCTATTCAAACCAAGTCAGGTCACTGTGCAGATGACATAGCAGTGACAGGAAACGGGGATCTCGTATATACTGATGAACGaaatagaactgtgaacattgTGAAGAATAAAGAAATAGAGAAAGTGATCACACTACAGGGATGGAAACCTCttggtgtctgtagtacctcctgtGGTGATATCCTGGTTGCTACAGTATGA
- the LOC117683829 gene encoding E3 ubiquitin-protein ligase TRIM71-like: protein MDPRRSAQDVLRCDLCETPVPPMYCDICHIHLCKACVGEHLSEFAKEHKIVPFAKRGSTTNCPNHFSKICELYCEQCDIPICVQCTSSTQHQGHTFVYIVNILEKQRSALQKDLQELEKLNFPKYQEIASSILVQRATLNSSSQKIASDISKHGEEMHKEIDEIIRKLKSDLDEIDSKYLTVLNKHENDIKHMLSVITQTIADLRKLINSDDAGVVSAYKSRNAEFRKLPLKLTITLPSFSPRRIDKHQMFKHFGSLSELSIETEEHNYTLRTEHSPAERSLIDVPQIITEIKTDFQYVVNVSCLSDEDIWIHGNDNILKLYNLQRGLLKSIKTKSGAADLAVTKSGDLVYTDETNRTVNIVKNKEIETVILIPLEGWKPRGACSTSSGDILVVMESNERETQTKVVRYSGSIEKQSIQYDDKGQPLYSSGGCTKYISENRNLDICVSDFGANAVVVVNQAGKLRFTYNGMSATTNVLFYPYGITTDSQSHILIADLYNHRIHIIDKDGQFLRFIDNCHLKNPYGLCVDTRDNLFVAESKTCKVKKFQYYM, encoded by the coding sequence ATGGACCCTCGACGTAgcgcccaggatgtgttacggtgtgaTCTTTGTGAGACACCGGTTCCCCCTATGTACTGCGACATTTGCCACATTCATTTGTGTAAAGCATGTGTAGGAGAACATCTTTCTGAGTTTGCCAAAGAACACAAAATTGTACCGTTTGCAAAGCGAGGGTCTACAACTAATTGCccaaatcatttttcaaaaatatgtgaactttACTGTGAACAATGCGACATTCCAATTTGCGTGCAGTGCACTTCTTCCACACAACATCAAGGTCATACATTTGTCTACATAGTGAACATTCTGGAAAAACAGAGGTCAGCATTACAGaaagatttacaagaattaGAGAAGTTAAATTTCCCCAAATATCAAGAGATTGCATCAAGTATCCTGGTTCAGAGAGCTACCCTTAATTCATCTTCACAGAAAATTGCCTCGGATATCAGCAAACATGGAGAAGAAATGCACAAAGAAATTGATGAAATTATCAGGAAACTAAAATCTGATCTTGATGAAATAGACTCAAAATATCTGACTGTCctaaataaacatgaaaatgaCATCAAACATATGCTGTCTGTTATCACACAGACTATTGCAGATCTgagaaaattgataaattcaGATGACGCCGGTgttgtctctgcctacaaatccagaaATGCTGAATTCAGGAAATTGCCACTTAAACTGACGATTACTTTACCAAGCTTTTCTCCTCGGAGAATTGACAAACATcaaatgtttaaacactttgGCTCTCTGTCAGAATTATCTATTGAAACAGAAGAACACAACTACACACTACGTACTGAGCACTCTCCAGCAGAGAGGTCCCTTATTGATGTGCCACAGATCATCACAGAGATAAAGACCGATTTTCAATATGTTGTAAatgtgtcctgtctgagtgatgaggaCATCTGGATTCATGGTAACGACAACATTTTGAAACTGTACAATCTCCAGAGAGGACTATTAAAGTCGATCAAAACCAAGTCAGGTGCAGCGGACTTAGCAGTCACAAAAAGTGGGGATTTAGTATATACTGATGAAACaaatagaactgtgaacatagtgaagaataaagAAATAGAGACAGTGATATTGATCCCACTAGAGGGATGGAAACCTCGCGGTgcctgtagtacctcctctggtgataTCCTGGTTGTAATGGAAAGTAATGAAAGAGAAACACAAACAAAAGTAgtgcgttactctggctccatagagaaacaaagtatccagtacgatgacaaaggacaacctctctattcatcagGTGGTTGTACTAAATACATCAGCGAAAACAGAAACCTAGATATATGTGTATCAGATTTTGGAGCCaatgcagtagtggtggtcaatcaggctgGCAAACTGCGGTTTACTTACAATGGCATGTCAGCTACTACCAATGTATTATTTTACCCATATGGCATCACTACAGACAGCCAAAGTCACATCCTGATTGCAGATCTTTACAACCACCGTATCCACATTATCGATAAAGACGGACAATTCCTCCGATTCATTGACAATTGTCATTTAAAGAACCCATACGGTTTATGTGtagacaccagagacaacctctttgtggctgagagtaaaacatgtaaagtaaagaaatttcaatattacatgtaa
- the LOC117684051 gene encoding uncharacterized protein, which yields MCIEPTTSTGKDDDLQDITAELNVPPEHRQRIEKLISQHRDLFAVSDADLGHTNTIQMKIDTGDHPPIKMKPYRTPLNKRKIVDRAIDDMLAANIIRRSKSPWSFPIVVVDKKDGSKRFCVDFRRLNKVTKTNSWPLPLIDDLLDQLGKASYFTSLDLKSGYWIAALYKPKIELQENGELNIAEEQAKDPEIAFLVRQLQQGRATKSTGSKHLLIDDVLYYLTNADNDPVLRLFVPMHYRSGVIKQYHDDNGHLGIDKTFDAIRQKYYWPNLYKELYDYVGKCVICATRNLKQLKPTTQITDVPPFPFAKIGLDLSGPYPKSLSGNKYIVGFVDLLSGWPEAYAVPDKTAATIAHLIIEEIFPRHGAPMEIITDNGTENENRTVKETLEALNISHVKTSYYHPQSNAKVERFHRTLHDVMAKKMDDNLTTWDIHLNQTLAAIRFNVNESAGYTPFYLLYTRDVVLPIDNILRPRRRYLGEDPHRIALEQQHKAFTTVHRILRRSKKRQAKYANRTAVDIDLKVGDPVYYRNNQRQSKLQSRWKPFYRIIEQTSPVTFKIKNQLDGKVTKAHKELLRFAKIDQWEIPKDDTGKPLRKTAYVMPQESESDDDEPQEEEEDVNNESHSAAPNSDDNSEARSVVSDQDSLMTEEHHDHEVLPSESEDEDDNVPLAQLARQYRREREDSSSEDDIPLWELQKRLRAKDNVKTDKDLDLTTDTDNGNGSLLDMDVNACHIKPKTTRKPKSAENKFRFLLETAIRLM from the exons ATGTGCATCGAACCAACTACCAGTACGGGGAAGGATGATGATCTTCAAGACATCACAGCGGAGTTAAACGTTCCACCCGAACATCGCCAACGGATAGAGAAGTTAATCTCACAACACCGAGACCTATTTGCTGTGTCGGACGCAGACCTAGGACACACCAATACCATACAGATGAAGATCGATACTGGAGATCATCCCCCGATAAAGATGAAACCATACCGGACACCTTTGAACAAACGTAAGATTGTAGATCGCGCCATAGACGATATGTTAGCAGCTAACATCATCCGAAGATCAAAATCACCATGGAGTTTTCCTATCGTCGTGGTGGACAAGAAAGATGGCTCCAAAAGATTCTGCGTAGACTTCCGACGATTGAACAAAGTGACCAAGACCAATTCCTGGCCCTTACCATTGATTGACGATCTACTGGACCAGCTAGGAAAAGCGTCGTATTTCACATCGCTGGATCTAAAGTCCGGATATTG gatagcagcactgtataaGCCCAAGATTGAGTTACAAGAGAACGGAGAACTCAACATTGCTGAAGAACAAGCTAAGGATCCAGAAATTGCATTCCTTGTAAGACAGCTACAACAAGGCCGGGCAACAAAATCCACAGGAAGTAAGCATCTTTTAATTGATGATGTTCTCTATTATCTCACCAACGCAGATAATGATCCTGTATTACGCCTGTTTGTACCAATGCATTACCGATCTGGAGTTATCAAGCAGTACCATGATGACAATGGCCACTTGGGAATCGACAAGACGTTTGATGCAATTAGGCAAAAGTACTATTGGCCTAATTTGTACAAAGAGTTATATGATTATGTCGGCAAGTGTGTCATATGTGCAACAAGAAACCTAAAACAACTTAAACCAACAACGCAGATAACGGATGTTCCACCGTTCCCGTTTGCAAAGATTGGTTTAGATCTATCAGGTCCTTATCCGAAGTCTTTATCGGGAAACAAGTATATTGTGGGATTTGTAGATCTACTTTCTGGATGGCCAGAAGCATACGCAGTACCAGATAAGACAGCTGCTACGATCGCTCATTTGATTATTGAGGAAATCTTCCCTCGTCACGGAGCTCCTATGGAAATAATCACAGACAATGGAACCGAAAACGAAAACAGAACTGTGAAAGAAACTTTAGAAGCACTGAACATATCTCATGTGAAGACCTCATACTATCATCCGCAAAGCAACGCCAAGGTTGAACGATTCCATAGGACTTTACATGATGTAATGGCTAAGAAGATGGACGACAACCTAACAACGTGGGATATTCATCTAAACCAAACTTTGGCTGCCATCAGATTCAACGTCAACGAATCAGCAGGATACACACCATTCTACCTATTGTATACCAGGGACGTTGTTCTGCCAATTGACAACATCCTGAGACCAAGACGACGGTACCTTGGAGAAGATCCTCACAGAATTGCGCTTGAACAACAACACAAAGCATTTACTACAGTTCATAGGATCTTAAGACGCTCGAAGAAACGACAGGCTAAATATGCTAACAGAACAGCAGTAGATATCGACCTGAAGGTAGGCGATCCCGTTTACTACAGAAACAATCAGCGCCAGAGTAAACTTCAATCCAGATGGAAGCCTTTCTACAGAATCATTGAACAAACATCACCCGTAACGTTTAAGATCAAGAACCAACTCGATGGCAAGGTCACCAAAGCCCACAAAGAGTTGCTGAGATTTGCCAAGATCGATCAATGGGAGATTCCAAAGGATGATACAGGAAAACCTCTACGTAAAACAGCGTATGTTATGCCACAAGAGTCAGAGTCAGACGATGATGAACCACAAGAAGAAGAAGAGGACGTGAATAATGAATCACACTCAGCAGCACCAAACTCTGATGATAATTCAGAAGCGCGATCTGTAGTTTCAGATCAAGATTCATTAATGACTGAAGAACACCATGATCACGAAGTACTCCCTAGCGAAAGTGAAGATGAGGACGACAATGTTCCGCTTGCACAGCTAGCACGACAGTATCGAAGAGAACGAGAAGACTCCTCTTCCGAAGATGATATTCCTCTGTGGGAACTTCAAAAGAGACTTAGAGCAAAAGACAATGTTAAAACTGACAAAGACTTGGATCTTACTACTGACACTGACAATGGGAATGGGTCTCTTTTGGATATGGATGTTAACGCATGTCATATTAAACCCAAGACCACTCGTAAACCAAAATCGGCTGAGAATAAGTTCAGATTCCTATTGGAAACTGCCATTCGACTTATGTAA